The nucleotide sequence CTGGGCCTCTTGCCTCAGATCGCGAAGCCGTGAAGCTTCACTTTGGCCGTGGTGGCGCCGGTCACGGCCGCTTCCCACGCGGTGCCGATGACGACGCCAGTGGCGACGCCGAGCACCTTCTGCCGACCGGCCGAGCCAGTCGCCCGCGCGTAGACCTTGCCGCCGACCGCGAGGCTGGTGGAAGCCGCCGCGATCTTGTCGACCGTCCACACGCCGCCGATAGCCAGGCGCAAGGCAGCGCCTGCGCCGGTTGCCGTGTTGAGCGCAATGCCGCGGATGTCGCCGCGCTTGATGAGCCAGCCCTTGGTGACTGCGCCGGTGGCGACGGTTTCAAGGACGTCGCCGTTCTGTACGAGATTGGTTGCCATGTCTGCGTGCCTCCTTAAGCGACGCCATCGTTATATTGGGCCCCTCTAAAGTCCGCAGCGGCAGCACGAACGTCGAGACGGACCTTGAACGCGACGCCGTCCTGAGAGAACGGGTTCTCCTGCTCCATGTACGGGGTCTCGTTCCCGTTCAAGAAGCCGACTACCACAGTCGGCAGCAGGTTCGGATCGGCTAGGGTGAACCAGCCGGCCGCGTTGAACGCGTCGATGCGCGCATCAGCGATGACGTCGAAGCGGCCCTGCCAGACGTTCGGCTTCAGCGTGCCCGCGGTGCCGGCCGGGTCGTAGACCGCCGTCGCCAGAGTGCGCGCCGTGCCAACCAGCGCATGACCGCACACGAGGTAGCGGATGCCGAGGTTGATGGTTGCGCCGCTCGGGTCTGTCTGCGTCGCGGTGTAGCGGTTGTGGACGTCCAGCGTGGTCACGCTCGGCGCGCCCGCGTTGGTGGTCGTCCAGATGTTGTTGTGCGCGGTGTTGAACAGCGCGGTGGAGTCCTGCGCCAGCGTCGGGTTGCCCGTCAGCACGGCGTAGGCTTCATCGCCGACCATGCGGGCCGCGGCGCGGCCCATC is from Candidatus Flexicrinis affinis and encodes:
- a CDS encoding DUF2190 family protein → MATNLVQNGDVLETVATGAVTKGWLIKRGDIRGIALNTATGAGAALRLAIGGVWTVDKIAAASTSLAVGGKVYARATGSAGRQKVLGVATGVVIGTAWEAAVTGATTAKVKLHGFAI